In Chryseobacterium lactis, a single genomic region encodes these proteins:
- the tsaB gene encoding tRNA (adenosine(37)-N6)-threonylcarbamoyltransferase complex dimerization subunit type 1 TsaB, whose translation MKILYLETSSKNCSVAVSDDDKLLCLCEEVSENYKQSESLHTYVEWALEGAGISLKEIEAVSLGKGPGSYTGLRIGAASAKGFCYGLKVPLVAVNSLESMIEPFLGHNYDFIIPLVDARRMEVYTAVYDGKTGKELAKTEAKILDENSFEEFRDKKVLFVGDGAKKTKDIVNLPDAEFKDDVYPSAQYLIRPSLDKLKNNKVEDIAYFEPFYLKDFHGVKKKES comes from the coding sequence ATGAAAATTCTATATCTCGAAACCTCTTCAAAGAACTGTTCAGTAGCCGTATCTGATGATGATAAATTATTGTGTCTGTGTGAAGAAGTTTCTGAAAATTATAAACAATCCGAAAGCCTTCATACCTACGTGGAATGGGCGCTGGAAGGCGCTGGAATTTCACTTAAAGAAATCGAAGCTGTTTCTTTGGGTAAAGGACCGGGATCATACACGGGTTTAAGAATTGGTGCAGCTTCTGCAAAAGGATTCTGCTACGGACTGAAAGTTCCATTGGTAGCCGTGAATTCTCTTGAAAGCATGATAGAGCCTTTTTTAGGCCATAACTATGACTTTATAATTCCATTGGTCGATGCGAGGAGAATGGAGGTTTATACGGCCGTTTATGACGGTAAAACCGGAAAAGAGCTTGCAAAGACCGAGGCTAAAATTCTTGACGAGAATTCTTTTGAAGAATTCAGAGATAAAAAAGTGTTGTTTGTAGGAGACGGAGCCAAGAAAACAAAGGATATTGTAAATCTTCCTGACGCTGAATTTAAGGACGACGTATACCCTTCTGCGCAATACCTTATCAGGCCTTCACTGGATAAACTGAAAAACAATAAGGTGGAAGATATCGCCTATTTTGAGCCTTTTTATCTAAAAGATTTCCACGGAGTAAAGAAAAAGGAATCGTAG
- a CDS encoding SDR family NAD(P)-dependent oxidoreductase yields the protein MKTILITGATSGIGKSTAELLAKQGNRIIICGRRKEVLESLKTELFQYAEIFSLIFDVRQLNEVEAAISSLPDEWKDIDVLINNAGNAHGLDPLSAGKTDDWDSMIDGNVKGLLYVSKMIIPVMKTKNLGHVVNISSVAARQTYANGVVYCATKKAVDVISEGMRLELTEFGIKVTNLQPGAVETDFSMVRFKGDSEKAANVYAGYEPLKAEDIADAIAYCVNAPKHVTISDMTIYPSAQAEPRTIYRK from the coding sequence ATGAAGACAATATTAATCACCGGAGCGACTTCTGGTATAGGTAAATCCACTGCTGAGTTATTGGCGAAACAAGGGAACAGAATTATCATTTGTGGAAGAAGAAAGGAGGTGTTGGAATCTCTTAAAACGGAGCTTTTTCAATATGCCGAAATATTTAGTTTAATATTTGATGTGCGTCAACTAAACGAAGTGGAAGCTGCCATCAGCTCCCTTCCGGACGAATGGAAAGATATTGACGTTCTGATCAATAATGCCGGTAATGCTCACGGGCTAGATCCATTGTCAGCAGGAAAGACAGATGATTGGGATTCAATGATAGATGGGAATGTAAAAGGACTTTTATATGTTTCCAAAATGATCATCCCGGTTATGAAAACTAAAAACTTAGGTCATGTAGTTAATATCAGTTCCGTTGCTGCAAGACAAACTTATGCCAATGGTGTTGTGTATTGTGCTACCAAGAAAGCAGTAGATGTTATCTCAGAAGGAATGAGATTGGAACTTACTGAATTTGGAATTAAAGTAACCAATCTTCAACCCGGTGCTGTGGAAACAGATTTTTCAATGGTACGATTCAAAGGTGATTCTGAAAAAGCAGCTAATGTATACGCCGGATATGAACCTTTAAAAGCCGAAGATATTGCAGATGCCATTGCCTACTGTGTGAATGCTCCGAAACATGTGACGATTTCCGACATGACCATCTATCCCAGTGCTCAGGCTGAACCAAGAACGATCTACCGCAAATAG
- a CDS encoding YraN family protein translates to MASHNDFGKIAEDMATDYLQKNGYKILVRNFRFQKAEIDIIAEKDNLIIITEVKARSTDAFILPQEAVTKTKIRSIVSAANHYLEEFKRENEVRFDIISVLPDEKRNLCIEHIPDAFQAFDAN, encoded by the coding sequence ATGGCTAGTCACAATGATTTTGGAAAAATAGCAGAAGATATGGCAACAGATTATCTTCAGAAAAACGGCTATAAAATCCTGGTCAGGAATTTCCGTTTCCAGAAAGCAGAAATCGATATTATTGCTGAGAAAGATAATCTGATCATCATTACCGAAGTGAAGGCAAGATCTACCGATGCTTTTATACTGCCTCAGGAAGCCGTCACCAAAACAAAGATCAGATCTATTGTTTCCGCTGCCAATCACTATCTGGAAGAATTTAAAAGAGAGAATGAAGTGAGATTTGATATTATTTCCGTTTTACCTGATGAAAAGAGAAACTTGTGTATTGAGCATATTCCCGATGCGTTCCAGGCATTTGATGCCAACTAA
- a CDS encoding S66 peptidase family protein, producing the protein MKKMIFPKPLKKGAKIAVISPAGAVEPSQLEKGIEMIKSRGFEPVLGKHLYTKFSNGYNYAGTEQERIKDINWALNDKEIGAIWASRGGYGCQHLVQHLKLKNFTENPKWYIGYSDNTVIQSYLLKKGFVSIHGQTIKTSSFGVTDESYNGIFDILKGKTPKYSLQPHKLNKKGNIEGEVIGGNLALVYALLGTSYSFDFKDKILFIEDIGENFYALDRMIMSLELAGVFKKIKGLIVGGMTNMGDEKDNKSYEESFDEFAYQLISERISKYKFPVVFGFPNGHIKDNRPLLIGGNAKVKIDTNVKIEF; encoded by the coding sequence ATGAAAAAAATGATCTTTCCGAAACCCCTTAAAAAAGGGGCGAAAATTGCCGTTATTTCCCCAGCGGGAGCCGTAGAGCCATCCCAACTGGAAAAGGGAATAGAAATGATTAAAAGCAGAGGATTTGAGCCTGTCCTGGGAAAACATCTATACACTAAGTTTTCTAACGGCTACAATTATGCAGGAACGGAACAGGAAAGGATAAAAGATATCAACTGGGCATTAAACGATAAAGAAATCGGTGCAATCTGGGCTTCCAGAGGCGGTTACGGATGTCAGCATCTCGTTCAGCATCTGAAGTTGAAAAACTTTACAGAAAACCCGAAATGGTACATTGGCTATTCTGATAATACGGTTATACAAAGCTATTTGTTGAAAAAAGGATTTGTTTCTATTCATGGGCAAACTATTAAAACATCAAGTTTTGGAGTAACCGATGAAAGCTACAACGGAATTTTTGATATTTTAAAGGGTAAGACCCCAAAATATAGCCTGCAGCCCCATAAATTAAATAAAAAAGGAAATATTGAAGGTGAAGTTATCGGAGGCAATTTGGCACTGGTTTATGCCCTTTTGGGAACTTCCTATTCTTTTGATTTTAAAGATAAGATTCTATTCATTGAAGACATCGGAGAAAACTTTTATGCCTTAGACCGAATGATTATGAGTCTTGAACTGGCTGGAGTTTTCAAAAAGATTAAAGGCCTTATCGTTGGTGGAATGACCAATATGGGTGATGAAAAAGACAATAAAAGCTACGAAGAAAGCTTTGATGAATTTGCCTATCAACTGATCTCCGAAAGAATTTCGAAATATAAATTTCCGGTAGTTTTTGGCTTTCCCAATGGTCACATTAAGGATAACAGACCTCTGCTGATTGGAGGAAATGCAAAGGTGAAAATTGACACCAATGTAAAGATCGAATTTTAA